The region CCCTGCAAACTAGCACAAGAATGCTTCATGTCAAACATGTACAGGTTGGTGCATCTGCTTCCTCGTGTGCGTAGCACTGGGGCACGGGACAAACCTAATAGAGAGACTCATGGATCAAAGCAGTGTGCTATAGAGCAATGGTTGTCACACTTTTCCATGGCAAGGGCCCCCCTGGTCCACAGACCTCATCTGAAAACACTTTGTCTCAAGGTCACCCATCTGATGAGAATTTTgcttttaaatcttttattatGGAAAGTGTAAAAATCCATGACAAAACTAGTTAAACATTCCgtcattgtctttgttttggatGGAATTGTTGTAAAAAGTAATGATTGCTCTTTTTCCAGGGAACCCCCTACGAAGGGACCCTGGAGGCCCCAGGAGCTCATTTTGGAAACTATGATGGCAAAGCAGCTTAAAGCATCTATTATAAAGTAGTTTCATGaagaaatgaacacaaattCTACTTAATACATTTCTACCTATTCATCAGTCACGTCTCACAGCTTTCGTCTCTCTACGCTTGACCGCGAGTTGTCATTTTACCAAAGCTTCAAACTGTCTTCTGATCACAACTCAGCAGAGGCTTATTGAGAGGAAAAGTTCTGAAAAAAGATAGAAGATTGGCTTTTAGGTTAAATGGTGCAGTCAAACCAATTTCTAAtgtatttctgaaaaatgtgtAACAACAAAAGCACAACACATGGGACCATCCACCATCATCACAACCTTTGTTGTCGATCAGGTGCAGGTTCGGATATCTGGGCTACTTTATAGTTTCCAGAGCACAGCAAGTGTAATTGACTGACCAATGTTGACAACACACCAATTAGACCCTCAGCTCTGTTGGAAATAAATTGTTTTCTAGTGACTTGTCGTTGACCGTGCTAATCACAGTGTGAACCATTGGATAAGTCAACTTAGTCAACCAGTGTGTGTGGCAGTCTCTTTTGGAAGCAGGCTGTGCCAGAACAGTGTCATCCTGGGTTTGGCAGCAGGAACCACATGACACCTCAGGGCTGGCCGGGGTacagactgtctgtctgcttcattCCCACTCATCCTGACAGCCATTGATGAAGCTTAAAAACCAGCGCAGGCATTGAAGATTCACCATCACCTCAAACCTCACACACCCTTGTGGTACCAGCGCTGCTCACCAATGGTTTACACATTAAGGCGTGAGTAGCAGATGACAGCAGCCTACATTGTTTGGTGAGCGCAATATCTCACACTTTCTCACACACTTTGGCCTCGCAATCTCCCTGTCTAATTACATTATTGCTGCATTATTGCAGTGTGTGGAGGTCCATGGTCGCGATGGCTCAATGGTGATAGGAGTCCTGGGAAAGACTGGGAGCGGTGGaatgagaaaagaggaagagggttATAAAAAAAGGAGGGGTGATaaagaagacatgaaattgagagaagataaaaaagataGGTGGAGTGGGTGCATGAGGGTGTCCAAATTAATACAGGAATAAAGTAAAGGCATTAGAACAGGGGACTACATGTCCCAAATGAAAGagccatgtttgtttttctgtctactGGCCAACAACTGTCACCCGCTTTGACATCATGTGATTAGAGGCTTGTACAACAGAGAGCCCTGTTCCCTGTGAGCTGCAGTTTCCCACACATTTCTTGTGATAGAGGAGCTGAGAGACAGCAACAGTTAACACTCTGGGGACATCCGGCCTCCAGGTGCACCCAAACATGTTCAACAGGAGCAGAAGGGAGCTGCCCACACCTAATGTGACTCAGCTCCCCGCCGGAGAACTCGTGCAACATGAGCGTGAGAAAGTCACTCAAGCGGAGAGGGTTTCAAAACCTGCACTCTGTCTGCTTCAcatcaatacatttgttttggaACTCAGttccattgtaaaaaaaaaaaaaaaaagaaaacaagaaaaaaagttgtgaaaaatAAGTCAGGTGTGCCGTTCAGGACAAGGAGACGTGCTAGTGATGTGTTTGACAGAGGCAGCATTGTTGTCTATAAAGGATGTTTAGGATTAACTGGTTGAGGCGCATGTACagaccagccccccccccacccccccaccccgccaaAAGCAAAGTTTGCAATTACACACAAGACacgtgtgtggctccacggacGTCTCCACATGCCAGTTAAACAGTCTGACACTGGAGCTGAGAGACTGTCATCTACATCAGCCATATGAGAAGATTTCATCTGTCTCCTCaggctgggaaaaaaaaggtgcatGTCTACACGTGAATAAAACGTTCCAcatatggggggggggaaagttGTAGTTAATGCTCTATTCGCCTGTTTCGCGTTGAGCTGGAGATCCTGAGCCCCGTGCAGCTCGGTGTTGCCTATCACATTCACAATCTTGCGGCCAGCCGCCGGCGACGCCCCGCAGATCCGAGCAGCAAGCCGGCGAGAGGAGCGCCTTCCCCCGGTCGTCCGCGCGCCACGTGTCGCGGTCTCGGCAGCAgttggaagtgtgtgtgtgagtgtgtgtgagtgtgtgtgtgtgtgtgtgtgtgtgagcgcaaCGCGGTGCGTTCAGCTCCATGTGCGCAAGTCATAAAGCCCTGATAAAAGTAATGGAGGTGCCGTTTCAACGTGTCAGCCAATTGTAATCACTTATTGTCTCACCTTAGAGAGGTTATTCCCTTATTAAAACCTTTAACGCTGTGCGTGGTCCGagttcatatttatttaattttattctgggggggggggtttgaaatcgagggaagaaaaaaaaatgcaggctGCCCCGAATAAGTTTAAGCATAAGTACTTAATGATTGGACAGTAGACTTTCGGTGTTGTCTTTGCGGAAAAATTACTGGTTTTTCCTTGAAATCGTCGTGTGATGAAGAACATAGGAGTAATAGAGGAAGCAGTGTGATTATCACCTCCAAGACTCCTCAAAACATTTAACGACCAAACTCCTGAACTGGGCTAAATGCATCATTTTCATATAATCTTTATTACCACAGACATATAACATGAAAAACGTCGAGCCAGTAAACCTGTAAAACTAGATTATGGGCCCCGATTTCTTTCTCTCATTGCCGGTCATCTGCTCCCTCCGTCTCAACACCGGCAATAAAGATAAGGAAATTAAATTATGACCTAAAATCTAGAGAAGCCTTGAACATTGTGGGACGATCATTGGCGgggaaacagaaggagaaggaggaggaggatcggTCTGATCGTGTGAGCTCGTCGGGCTCAGAAATATCTCTGCTCTGGCTCACATTCCGATAAGGGAGCCCGATCCAGCTCGCTCTGGAGGCGTGGTTTTCCCAGGCTTTTAAAACAGCAGCTGCTATTTACCTTCCCCTCTAATGTAAAccaccgccgccaccgccgcatacccccccacctccccctcccttcccctcactcctccagcctcctcctccctggCCCGGCGGCCCCCCGGCAGCCCGGCGGCCAAACTTCCAACCACCAGGCTCATAAAACATCCTGGCACGTGTTCCACATTCACAGCACCAGCAGATTATTAAATGTCACAATTTGCACCACAGACTTGGTAACCGGATGGTGAATACCTTAGAAGGCAGAACACGCGTAAGACCTAGTCTCCATCATCAGTCTCAAGTCTGGTAAAAAATGCGCGTCATAAGCCTCCATGGCAAAAAAAAGCCTATCATTTATtactggtgtttgtttttttagtgacACAGCTAGTAAGTTTTACTTTATGTTTTCGTTAAGTTTAAAACATATTAAAGTTAccaagtgttttttgttttttaagataGGCAGAAGTGTGATCAGATCCAGTTGGAAGGATTTATTATGATCATGTTATTaatattgatttctttttttgtggacTTTTCTTTATGTTATAAATGTCACCATGTGACTGTGCgtttattttctgctgctgtctcCTGTCTGGTGAATAAAAAGCGTCTGCGCCCGGTCCCGATGGCGCTGCCCCCGTCAGCGGCTCCACCGTTCACACGTAAACGGTATGATGATTTAAGACTGAAGGCGGTTTCCCCGGCTGTGCCCTGAACTCGGGCCCCGCGCCATTGGCCGCCAGCTCCAAGCGGGCCAAACAACCAATGGGAGGGCGCCGACCACGAGCCGTCCTCCCTCGGGCCGCGTGTCCCTCTCTCTGATTGGTGGAAAGTTAGTGTGGGAAAGAAAGTTTGGGAAGTTTCACACGAGCCGTTCGCGTGCAGTGTGAGATATAAATACAAGCCACACGCGAAGAGCCCAACAGAGAGGCTCTGAATCCGCTCCCAGTGCCGTCAGCTGGTGCGCATCGCTCCAACGGAATCTAACGTGACACACACccgaggactttttttttttttttttttttaaaaagaagagggGACTTCTGATTATCGCATACCCAAATCCATCAATAATCACTTTCCTTCACCAGTGGATGATAatttgctgtggttttggggaaTATTTCCGATAAAAAAGATGCCTGCCGATATGATGGAAAAAACCTCCTCATCTCCGGTCGCTGCTACTCCGGCAAGCATGAACACAACCCCCGATAAACCCAAGACAGCCTCCGAGCACAGAAAGGTTGGTGTGAATATTATGTTTAAATCATCTCCCCATCAGTGTAGCCGACAATCTTGACAACCTTGGCATATCATTGTTGGACTCACATTCACGCACGTTCGATAAGATTCACTTTtagacaggaaacaaaacaaaaaaagatatttaacagttttctttttttttatttttagtcatcTAAACCAATTATGGAGAAGCGGAGAAGAGCCAGAATCAACGAGAGCTTGGGACAGCTGAAAACACTCATTCTGGATGCGCTCAAAAAAGATGTGAGTATTCTCTGGGGATCCCAGCTGCTAATTGATTTCAAaaatctcccccccccctgtcagAGGGTGAGAAAGGGAGCGGGTAATCctaaccatgtgtgtgtgtgttctccccaGAGCTCCAGACACTCTAAATTGGAGAAGGCGGACATCCTGGAGATGACTGTGAAGCATCTCCGGAACCTGCAGAGGGCTCAGATGACCGGTAAGTCGGATTTCCCGGACGAATTCATGTCATGCTTTCTTAGAATATACCTGCGTCGCTCATtccgacacccccccacccccctttaaaccatgACGCACAGACTTTAATCACCCGTAAGAGAACGAACGGTGTGCGTAAATCCATCCTGACTTCTGTCCTCGTCTGTTGATCCACAGCCGCCTTGAACACCGACCCCACGGTCCTGGGGAAATATCGAGCCGGTTTCAGCGAATGCATGAACGAAGTGACGCGATTCCTGTCGACCTGTGAAGGTGTGAACACGGAGGTCAGGACGCGGCTCCTCGGACACTTGGCCAACTGCATGACCCAGATCAACACCATGAACTACCAGAGCCAGCATCAGCACCAACACCAGCTTCCATCCACCGCCGGACCCACCCACCCTTCCTTCGGCCAATCGATGGTGCAAATCCCCAGCTCGTCCCCGCAGGTCCTGCCTATGAACGCCGTCCCCTGCAAAGGAGGATCATCGCCGGCCAATTTGCCCTCAGACGCCACCAAAGTGTACGGTGGTTTCCAGATCGTGCCTGCCACAGACGGACAGTTTGCTTTCCTCATCCCCAATGCGGCTTTCGCCCCAAACGGCCCTGTTATTCCCGTGTACGCCAATAATGTGGGCACGCCTGTGCCGGTACCGGCTGCGGTTTCCCCCGGAGCCCCGTCAGGCAACACGGACTCAGTGTGGCGACCCTGGTGAAAAAGCCTAGAATAAAGACTCTGAATTAACAGATCTGTCTTAATTCAATGTTAGAAAGTTGCTTtggatctgttttttttcttctgtaaaatGGAAAGAGTATGCACTATATTTGTACAGCTAACAAGGGAGTTAAGTTCATATTGAAATGCGATATGTATTGTGGAAGTCCGTTCACtgcattttttatatatttgaattgtttgttttgggtttgttttgtttttttaactgtgaTGCCAAAGATATGTTCATTGCTCTTATGATGTTCTTCGTTTtggaagacaaaataaatttgtaaaGAAACGAAAAGCACATGCGAACATTTTGTCGTTGTTTGTTGGAAAACCAAATCTGGTCTTACACAAGAGATAAGGTACACATGGCACTAATTTACACCTGTTGCTTTCATTTTTGGGTGCTTTAAGTGTAGCGCGTTGAACTCTGTGGGTGCCCCAGCAAAACTAAGACAGCAGACCTTTGCTAAATGATCAGAAGTTGTTTTTGGGGTGGGTTGTTAAAAcagataaactttttttttttgtacaagaAGAGTCCATTTTCACCACAATAAGACTTAAACTTGACTCCACACTTTTGGAGCCAAAAGCAACATACTGCTATAACAAAATAGTTTGGTGGAAAAGACAGAAAGTTCATCTTTCCATTACTGTTTAGGAATCATTCTGCATTCATTAATATGCTGGTCATTCTATAGGCATGTTTTCTGCTGAAGTGCCTTTGAGCAAACCTCTCCCTGCTCAGTCACTGTAAGTCAGACCGGGTCTGGCTGTGTAGTGTAGTGTGGTCTAATTGTGATTTGATTATCTGAACAAGTGAGTCAGACAGGAGACCCTGACTCTATCATCATTCAAACACAGGCTCCAGACTATCCAGTTTCCGACGCTGTTCGTCCAGCTCTTCCACCTTTAGTGATGGAAGTGTGGCAGCTTTACAGAGGTCACTAACGCCATCTAGCAGCGCAGACGTGTATTGCAGCTTAACTGGATTTGGTAAGATCAGTGCCAGTGACTATCTTAAGTGTGCAATTATAGAAAATTATCACAGTCTCTGTCTAGTTTAAGAGATAGTGGtataaatagaaacacacatctatctatctatctatctatctatctatctatctatctatctatctatctatctatctatctatctatctatctatctatctatctatctatctatctatctatctatctatctatctatctatctatctatctatctatctatctatctatctatctatacatacatacatacatacatatatatatactgtatatatataaggAAATGGCTGGATTTGTTTAATCAGTGCTACCTTGACATGTTCAACCGATAttgaacacatttgttttcatgttctgaCAGAAAACTACTTACGCTCAAATGTTTCTAATAAAGAGACTGAACTGAACATACTAAACTAACAATCGGCCAGCCAAAAAAGAAGCTAAGGAATCATCATTGAGCAGGTCTCTGCTGCTCCTTCAGCTTCAGCATCATTATcatcaaccccccacccccttttgaCAATAtggagcagagaggagctgcaggacgtgTCTCCAGTCGTAGCCGGGGGAATTCCTCGGTTCCACAGGGGTTGACAGAAGGACACGTTAAACACTCGCCACTGAGCCATGTGGTAGCGCTCTGTtctgtccaggtgtgtgtgccCCCTCCAGCTATTTCAGTGTGGCCCTCCTTTGAAGGGGGTGTGTTGGGAGGGGGAGGTAATGCAGGTGTTTGCAATTATCAGTTTGCTAAGAGGCACAAAGTGTGGATAAGTGCCATCATTTTGAATTTCCATCACACCTTTTTATGGGGGGGCCGTGCATCCCAGTGTGATTGAAGccatgtgtgtgcttgtgcctGTGCGTGCGTACGTCTTGTGCGTGCACTGGTGGAGGGCACTGGGTGAGGACATCCCTGGCCAAAGGGTACGACGGGTGAGGCAATGGAGAGTTAAGTGGTGGTCACACGGGTAACAGTCGGCCTCCTGTGAGTCTGAGCTCgtctccacaaacacacacagtcacacacacacttccacagAACGTTCCCACAGCATTCCAGCTGCGCTCAGACCAGTATCGGGCTTCCTGCCCCTAAGCCCCAGGGCCACAGCTGGACGTGGGACGTCTGGGAGGCACGTGGTGTGACCCGGACAACACCCAGCTGCTGCACCCTCCCAACTGCCTAACTGTgtgtgtcaccccccccccacacacacacacacacacactaatatctTCAGTGGTCTCTTCCCCTCTGGAGAACAGATTTACGAACTTCTCCAATTACCCAGTGCAGTGGCCGAGCTGCCGGAGTGACCGCACACATGTCACAACACGACCGGGGGGGTTAGCTGCCATGCGTGTCcattaacttttcccacactccgcGTGCATGCAGAGAGCgaaaggagggggaaaaaagcccctctgcttcctctttggCTCCCTAAGTGCTACCATATGGTCCACTCTCTCCCTCATGGttcctctttccctctctccctcctcgcTTTGGGTCCGTCACTGGGGCTGTCTTTGATTGCAGCCCAGACAAGCGAGAGCTTTATGATTTAAGCCCAGGGCTTGCTGTACCAAGCCCTGGACTCATTTCGAAGCCAAACTCCTCTGCCTCCCCttgtagccccccccccccatcctgcagTTGCAGGGGAAGGCTGTTTTCTGGCAGGAAATGAATAGCTCCCAGATGAGCGCAGGAACCTGAGAGGTCGTGAGAAAGAGGcgaacccccccctccctctgcaggCCCGGCCTGCTGCCAGCCGCCAGGGGAATGTGGGAGAGCGCCTCTCTGACACACGCATCAAACCCTCTGCCCTCCACCACACcgcctgactgactgactgactgcctgCCTGGGCTCTCGGCCCTGAGCCTGGAAACACACTGATAGACAGCGCAACCGCCACCGAGCCAGGCAGCACGGCTCATCAGCCAGCCAAGCAGCAAAGCAGCCGGGCAGGGAAGAGAAAGCTGTGGGATTGGAGAGAGAAGTGTTGAATCTGTGTGGGCGGAAGTGGATCAGCGTGTGTATGCAGTCTGGATCCAGAGCCAACCGCACAATACAATGGAAAGTTAGATCTGTAATTAGTTTACATCAGACTCATGTATGACCCTGACTGGATCGGTGTGCAGATTATgtgcacagacagacacatgaacactctcacacacacatgccgcCCCTTCCTCCCCTTCGTCCCACAGGCTTACACTCATTCCAGTGTATACAGTCACTCAGACAGGTGTTCCCTGTCAGGAGCAAAGGGTTTTTCCTTTGCTTCCCTGTGTGCCGAGCTATTATTCCTCACCAGGCTGACATTATTATGGTTGGACACTGTCAGATCCTTAGCCGCAGTTGTCCAGATGCATATTAGGGTCTTTTAAAATTATTGTTCTGCATCAGATTGACATGCTGGGATCGGCTAATTACAAAGCGGATGACCGTGCACAGGATTCAGTTTGTGGCTCAGAAACATTACAGCTTGTGTGTAGCATCGGTTGCCAACCCCTCTGGCGAGTGATAACGTAAAACGAAACCATATTTTGTACTTCTGACCCTCATCACTGGTTTCAGCGTTAGTTTGGAGAGGAGTTCTGAGCAGTTAACCCAAGAGAGAATTTTCCATGGCAAATTGAAGAATTAAGGAGGTGAAATGATTAagtatttgacaaaaaaaagagtatgCATGAGTCCAAAATTGATTTAGTGGAGGACACGGACTTCTTACAACACTTGTGCACAGGTGGTATAG is a window of Antennarius striatus isolate MH-2024 chromosome 7, ASM4005453v1, whole genome shotgun sequence DNA encoding:
- the her6 gene encoding hairy-related 6, with the translated sequence MPADMMEKTSSSPVAATPASMNTTPDKPKTASEHRKSSKPIMEKRRRARINESLGQLKTLILDALKKDSSRHSKLEKADILEMTVKHLRNLQRAQMTAALNTDPTVLGKYRAGFSECMNEVTRFLSTCEGVNTEVRTRLLGHLANCMTQINTMNYQSQHQHQHQLPSTAGPTHPSFGQSMVQIPSSSPQVLPMNAVPCKGGSSPANLPSDATKVYGGFQIVPATDGQFAFLIPNAAFAPNGPVIPVYANNVGTPVPVPAAVSPGAPSGNTDSVWRPW